One segment of Triticum aestivum cultivar Chinese Spring chromosome 2A, IWGSC CS RefSeq v2.1, whole genome shotgun sequence DNA contains the following:
- the LOC123185314 gene encoding uncharacterized protein isoform X3, producing the protein MLLLLVLWVFVRERVSCLLWSFVYVLFGMHVFTCVGSAAFPGDGWFPVLTPAMSARNRKRRKLLRTLRRHGVTDLGFIDGLPGELPADWTGFPAEVVDNLKVLYSVEFQKRGLPHAHILVWLKGDHSKMEFCSLSQLRQGTTIWRIRVYVSRLWQYCGGTDHGPIKHTDMVLLDAQGNHMYAEVPEKNVDSFIDRIEEGKIYDIRKFLVFPRKYVFRPVEGHSMIKFTKRTELVERTGMEAEFPFCTYALTPIAHLPRPADMPERFIDVIGLVTGISEVVQYVSASRTEPSTKRVIHLKDLTGHQITVILWEKQP; encoded by the exons ATGCTTCTGTTGTTGGTGCTCTGGGTGTTCGTAAGAGAAAGAGTAAGTTGTCTTCTGTGGTCGTTTGTTTATGTTTTGTTTGGTATGCACGTGTTCACTTGTGTTGGCTCTGCGGCTTTCCCAGGGGATGGTTGGTTCCCCGTTCTCACTCCTGCCATGTCGGCTAGAAACCGAAAAAGGCGTAAGTTACTTAGAACCCTTCGTCGCCACGGTGTTACAG ATCTTGGGTTTATAGATGGGTTACCAGGTGAGTTGCCAGCTGATTGGACCGGGTTTCCTGCCGAGGTTGTTGACAATCTCAAAG TTCTATACAGCGTTGAATTCCAGAAACGGGGACTGCCACATGCTCATATCCTTGTTTGGTTGAAGGGAGATCATTCAAAG ATGGAGTTTTGCTCTTTGTCTCAGCTTCGCCAGGGTACCACCATCTGGCGCATTCGTGTTTATGTCTCTAGGTTGTGGCAGTATTGTGGTGGAACTGACCACGGCCCTATCAAGCATACAGATATGGTCCTTTTGGATGCACAG GGCAATCACATGTACGCTGAGGTCCCAGAGAAGAATGTTGATAGCTTCATCGATCGTATCGAAGAGGGGAAGATATATGACATCCGAAAGTTCCTGGTGTTCCCAAGAAAATACGTTTTTAGACCGGTGGAGGGTCATTCAATGATAAAGTTTACGAAGCGCACTGAGCTTGTGGAGAGGACTGGAATGGAGGCGGAGTTCCCCTTCTGTACGTATGCGCTTACTCCGATAGCTCACCTCCCCAGGCCAGCAGACATGCCTGAGCGCTTTATAG ATGTCATTGGATTGGTTACTGGAATTTCTGAAGTTGTTCAGTATGTTAGTGCAAGCAGGACTGAGCCTTCTACTAAACGAGTTATTCATTTGAAAGATCTCAC GGGTCATCAGATCACTGTCATACTGTGGGAGAAGCAGCCCTGA
- the LOC123185314 gene encoding uncharacterized protein isoform X2 yields the protein MLLLLVLWVFVRERGMVGSPFSLLPCRLETEKGVSYLEPFVATVLQVLVCMFVGAYLFCLVGMFRGLFLTTNVCVDLGFIDGLPGELPADWTGFPAEVVDNLKVLYSVEFQKRGLPHAHILVWLKGDHSKMEFCSLSQLRQGTTIWRIRVYVSRLWQYCGGTDHGPIKHTDMVLLDAQGNHMYAEVPEKNVDSFIDRIEEGKIYDIRKFLVFPRKYVFRPVEGHSMIKFTKRTELVERTGMEAEFPFCTYALTPIAHLPRPADMPERFIDVIGLVTGISEVVQYVSASRTEPSTKRVIHLKDLTGHQITVILWEKQP from the exons ATGCTTCTGTTGTTGGTGCTCTGGGTGTTCGTAAGAGAAAGA GGGATGGTTGGTTCCCCGTTCTCACTCCTGCCATGTCGGCTAGAAACCGAAAAAGGCGTAAGTTACTTAGAACCCTTCGTCGCCACGGTGTTACAGGTGCTGGTCTGCATGTTCGTGGGTGCATATTTGTTTTGTTTGGTTGGTATGTTTCGGGGGTTGTTTCTCACAACAAACGTGTGTGTAGATCTTGGGTTTATAGATGGGTTACCAGGTGAGTTGCCAGCTGATTGGACCGGGTTTCCTGCCGAGGTTGTTGACAATCTCAAAG TTCTATACAGCGTTGAATTCCAGAAACGGGGACTGCCACATGCTCATATCCTTGTTTGGTTGAAGGGAGATCATTCAAAG ATGGAGTTTTGCTCTTTGTCTCAGCTTCGCCAGGGTACCACCATCTGGCGCATTCGTGTTTATGTCTCTAGGTTGTGGCAGTATTGTGGTGGAACTGACCACGGCCCTATCAAGCATACAGATATGGTCCTTTTGGATGCACAG GGCAATCACATGTACGCTGAGGTCCCAGAGAAGAATGTTGATAGCTTCATCGATCGTATCGAAGAGGGGAAGATATATGACATCCGAAAGTTCCTGGTGTTCCCAAGAAAATACGTTTTTAGACCGGTGGAGGGTCATTCAATGATAAAGTTTACGAAGCGCACTGAGCTTGTGGAGAGGACTGGAATGGAGGCGGAGTTCCCCTTCTGTACGTATGCGCTTACTCCGATAGCTCACCTCCCCAGGCCAGCAGACATGCCTGAGCGCTTTATAG ATGTCATTGGATTGGTTACTGGAATTTCTGAAGTTGTTCAGTATGTTAGTGCAAGCAGGACTGAGCCTTCTACTAAACGAGTTATTCATTTGAAAGATCTCAC GGGTCATCAGATCACTGTCATACTGTGGGAGAAGCAGCCCTGA
- the LOC123185314 gene encoding uncharacterized protein isoform X1, with protein MFCLVCTCSLVLALRLSQGMVGSPFSLLPCRLETEKGVSYLEPFVATVLQVLVCMFVGAYLFCLVGMFRGLFLTTNVCVDLGFIDGLPGELPADWTGFPAEVVDNLKVLYSVEFQKRGLPHAHILVWLKGDHSKMEFCSLSQLRQGTTIWRIRVYVSRLWQYCGGTDHGPIKHTDMVLLDAQGNHMYAEVPEKNVDSFIDRIEEGKIYDIRKFLVFPRKYVFRPVEGHSMIKFTKRTELVERTGMEAEFPFCTYALTPIAHLPRPADMPERFIDVIGLVTGISEVVQYVSASRTEPSTKRVIHLKDLTGHQITVILWEKQP; from the exons ATGTTTTGTTTGGTATGCACGTGTTCACTTGTGTTGGCTCTGCGGCTTTCCCAGGGGATGGTTGGTTCCCCGTTCTCACTCCTGCCATGTCGGCTAGAAACCGAAAAAGGCGTAAGTTACTTAGAACCCTTCGTCGCCACGGTGTTACAGGTGCTGGTCTGCATGTTCGTGGGTGCATATTTGTTTTGTTTGGTTGGTATGTTTCGGGGGTTGTTTCTCACAACAAACGTGTGTGTAGATCTTGGGTTTATAGATGGGTTACCAGGTGAGTTGCCAGCTGATTGGACCGGGTTTCCTGCCGAGGTTGTTGACAATCTCAAAG TTCTATACAGCGTTGAATTCCAGAAACGGGGACTGCCACATGCTCATATCCTTGTTTGGTTGAAGGGAGATCATTCAAAG ATGGAGTTTTGCTCTTTGTCTCAGCTTCGCCAGGGTACCACCATCTGGCGCATTCGTGTTTATGTCTCTAGGTTGTGGCAGTATTGTGGTGGAACTGACCACGGCCCTATCAAGCATACAGATATGGTCCTTTTGGATGCACAG GGCAATCACATGTACGCTGAGGTCCCAGAGAAGAATGTTGATAGCTTCATCGATCGTATCGAAGAGGGGAAGATATATGACATCCGAAAGTTCCTGGTGTTCCCAAGAAAATACGTTTTTAGACCGGTGGAGGGTCATTCAATGATAAAGTTTACGAAGCGCACTGAGCTTGTGGAGAGGACTGGAATGGAGGCGGAGTTCCCCTTCTGTACGTATGCGCTTACTCCGATAGCTCACCTCCCCAGGCCAGCAGACATGCCTGAGCGCTTTATAG ATGTCATTGGATTGGTTACTGGAATTTCTGAAGTTGTTCAGTATGTTAGTGCAAGCAGGACTGAGCCTTCTACTAAACGAGTTATTCATTTGAAAGATCTCAC GGGTCATCAGATCACTGTCATACTGTGGGAGAAGCAGCCCTGA